GGGTTAGCCATGTCGAAGCAGAAGTTTGAGCGTACGAAGCCGCACTGTAACATTGGAACGATTGGTCACGTTGACCATGGTAAGACGACGTTGACAGCAGCGATTACGAAGGTGTTGGCGGAAGCTGGAGGGGCGACGTTTACGGC
This Rhodospirillaceae bacterium DNA region includes the following protein-coding sequences:
- a CDS encoding GTP-binding protein translates to MSKQKFERTKPHCNIGTIGHVDHGKTTLTAAITKVLAEAGGATFTA